From Mya arenaria isolate MELC-2E11 chromosome 12, ASM2691426v1, the proteins below share one genomic window:
- the LOC128211608 gene encoding solute carrier family 23 member 2-like isoform X2 — protein MDLSKKPVDGVHADNKGYEHNGESNGTKFDLGSEGKSDVSPEEPPPKGEDGMIYNISERPPIVLAGFFGLQQALLSLSGNLSVSLLVAETVCAEEDEEFKARLLGTTLFMSGITTLLMTFFGARLPLFQGAAPDYVIPLLAMAAINKDQCTPDAQTVALARNASLLNGEEFDLIAFNRPTVLHNTQLLQGSLIAAGAIHCIIGLTGLVGFLLRFVGPITIVPAIFLIGIYLMKATAKFAKVHWGISFMTCAISLILALYLSRVKLPVPMYTRRKGWHSIRYPYHQTFAILIAIIVGWAVCGILTATDAIEYNKNATDFYTRTDARSYIIASSNWFFWPYPGQFGAIDFSVSVFIGFLIATFTSILDSIGDYYACASMCRVPPPPSHAVNRGIAMEGFCSLIAGLLGCGHATTTYGGNIGAIGVTRVSSRLVFFFCGVIYLVFGIIGKFSAVFICIPYPVLGGALITMYGMFTGVVLSNLQAVDLSSSRNLAIIGTSIFTGLMVPHWIETFPDEIQTGNDKADEVLKIILGNPNMFGGVLACILDNTVPGTVEERGIAVWQKVQETGTDSGYVEGYDIYNVWLPKAVRRSRLVRFLPFLQNPHDGPIPRTLTDELRDAIGPDSTKL, from the exons ATGGACTTGTCAAAGAAGCCTGTCGATGGCGTTCATGCTGACAATAAAGGATATGAACACAATGGCGAATCCAATGGAACAAAGTTTGACCTCGGTTCGGAG GGAAAATCTGATGTGTCACCGGAGGAGCCTCCTCCCAAGGGTGAGGACGGGATGATTTACAACATCAGCGAACGGCCTCCAATCGTATTGGCTGGATTCTTTGGGCTTCAG CAAGCGTTGTTGTCGCTATCAGGAAACCTGTCAGTATCTCTGCTGGTGGCTGAAACTGTATGCGCGGAAGAAGACGAGGAGTTTAAG GCGAGGCTCCTTGGGACAACTCTGTTCATGAGTGGCATAACCACGCTTCTTATGACGTTCTTTGGCGCGCGCTTGCCGCTGTTCCAAGGTGCAGCGCCTGATTACGTCATACCGTTGTTGGCCATGGCTGCCATCAACAAGGACCAGTGTACGCCTGACGCCCAGACTG TCGCATTGGCGAGAAACGCATCTCTTCTGAACGGGGAAGAATTCGACCTCATTGCTTTCAACAGACCAACAGTTTTACATAATACTCAGTTG TTACAGGGAAGTCTGATCGCGGCGGGTGCCATCCACTGCATAATTGGCCTGACGGGGCTGGTTGGTTTTCTGCTCCGGTTTGTGGGGCCCATCACCATCGTTCCCGCCATATTTCTTATCGGTATTTACCTGATGAAGGCCACGGCCAAGTTCGCCAAGGTTCACTGGGGAATTTCGTTTAT GACATGCGCAATTTCCCTTATTCTTGCGCTTTACCTGTCTCGGGTCAAGCTGCCTGTGCCGATGTACACTCGGCGGAAGGGTTGGCATTCCATACGGTATCCGTACCACCAAACTTTCGCT ATTTTAATAGCGATTATTGTTGGGTGGGCTGTGTGCGGCATCTTGACGGCCACTGACGCCATCGAGTACAACAAGAACGCCACGGATTTCTacacacggacggacgcacGCAGCTACATAATCGCTTCCTCTAACTGGTTCTTTTGGCCGTACCCAG GTCAGTTTGGTGCAATCGACTTCAGTGTTAGTGTCTTCATCGGTTTTCTCATCGCCACCTTTACTTCTATTTTGGATTCCATTGGAGATTACTACGCATGCGCATCGATGTGTCGAGTGCCTCCACCACCATCACACGCCGTTAATAG GGGCATTGCAATGGAGGGGTTCTGCAGCCTTATCGCGGGTCTTCTGGGGTGTGGACATGCAACTACCACATACGGTGGAAATATCGGCGCTATTGGTGTCACTAGG GTTTCCAGCCGTCTGGTGTTCTTCTTCTGTGGGGTGATATACTTGGTATTCGGCATTATTGGCAAATTTTCTGCTGTCTTCATATGCATTCCATACCCCGTCTTAG GCGGTGCGTTAATAACGATGTATGGCATGTTCACGGGCGTGGTTTTGTCAAACCTCCAAGCCGTGGACCTCTCCTCCAGTCGGAATCTCGCTATCATCGGCACTTCCATCTTCACCGGCCTCATGGTTCCACACTGGATTGAAACATTCCCGGACGAGATACAAACTG GTAACGACAAGGCAGACGAGGTTTTGAAGATCATACTAGGGAACCCAAACATGTTTGGTGGTGTCCTTGCCTGCATTCTCGACAATACAGTACCAG GTACAGTAGAGGAGCGAGGTATCGCCGTATGGCAGAAAGTACAGGAGACAGGGACCGACAGCGGGTACGTGGAAGGCTATGACATCTATAACGTATGGCTGCCGAAAGCCGTTCGACGTTCACGTCTCGTTCGCTTTCTTCCGTTCCTGCAGAACCCTCACGACGGTCCCATTCCCCGTACACTGACGGACGAGCTGAGGGATGCTATTG GGCCCGATTCGACGAAGCTGTAG
- the LOC128211608 gene encoding solute carrier family 23 member 1-like isoform X1 gives MQEKTKRYPLPIVHHTNRQRRSVQMDLSKKPVDGVHADNKGYEHNGESNGTKFDLGSEGKSDVSPEEPPPKGEDGMIYNISERPPIVLAGFFGLQQALLSLSGNLSVSLLVAETVCAEEDEEFKARLLGTTLFMSGITTLLMTFFGARLPLFQGAAPDYVIPLLAMAAINKDQCTPDAQTVALARNASLLNGEEFDLIAFNRPTVLHNTQLLQGSLIAAGAIHCIIGLTGLVGFLLRFVGPITIVPAIFLIGIYLMKATAKFAKVHWGISFMTCAISLILALYLSRVKLPVPMYTRRKGWHSIRYPYHQTFAILIAIIVGWAVCGILTATDAIEYNKNATDFYTRTDARSYIIASSNWFFWPYPGQFGAIDFSVSVFIGFLIATFTSILDSIGDYYACASMCRVPPPPSHAVNRGIAMEGFCSLIAGLLGCGHATTTYGGNIGAIGVTRVSSRLVFFFCGVIYLVFGIIGKFSAVFICIPYPVLGGALITMYGMFTGVVLSNLQAVDLSSSRNLAIIGTSIFTGLMVPHWIETFPDEIQTGNDKADEVLKIILGNPNMFGGVLACILDNTVPGTVEERGIAVWQKVQETGTDSGYVEGYDIYNVWLPKAVRRSRLVRFLPFLQNPHDGPIPRTLTDELRDAIGPDSTKL, from the exons ATGCAGGAAAAAA CGAAAAGATATCCACTACCAATTGTCCATCATACAAATCGACAGAGACGATCAGTGCAAATGGACTTGTCAAAGAAGCCTGTCGATGGCGTTCATGCTGACAATAAAGGATATGAACACAATGGCGAATCCAATGGAACAAAGTTTGACCTCGGTTCGGAG GGAAAATCTGATGTGTCACCGGAGGAGCCTCCTCCCAAGGGTGAGGACGGGATGATTTACAACATCAGCGAACGGCCTCCAATCGTATTGGCTGGATTCTTTGGGCTTCAG CAAGCGTTGTTGTCGCTATCAGGAAACCTGTCAGTATCTCTGCTGGTGGCTGAAACTGTATGCGCGGAAGAAGACGAGGAGTTTAAG GCGAGGCTCCTTGGGACAACTCTGTTCATGAGTGGCATAACCACGCTTCTTATGACGTTCTTTGGCGCGCGCTTGCCGCTGTTCCAAGGTGCAGCGCCTGATTACGTCATACCGTTGTTGGCCATGGCTGCCATCAACAAGGACCAGTGTACGCCTGACGCCCAGACTG TCGCATTGGCGAGAAACGCATCTCTTCTGAACGGGGAAGAATTCGACCTCATTGCTTTCAACAGACCAACAGTTTTACATAATACTCAGTTG TTACAGGGAAGTCTGATCGCGGCGGGTGCCATCCACTGCATAATTGGCCTGACGGGGCTGGTTGGTTTTCTGCTCCGGTTTGTGGGGCCCATCACCATCGTTCCCGCCATATTTCTTATCGGTATTTACCTGATGAAGGCCACGGCCAAGTTCGCCAAGGTTCACTGGGGAATTTCGTTTAT GACATGCGCAATTTCCCTTATTCTTGCGCTTTACCTGTCTCGGGTCAAGCTGCCTGTGCCGATGTACACTCGGCGGAAGGGTTGGCATTCCATACGGTATCCGTACCACCAAACTTTCGCT ATTTTAATAGCGATTATTGTTGGGTGGGCTGTGTGCGGCATCTTGACGGCCACTGACGCCATCGAGTACAACAAGAACGCCACGGATTTCTacacacggacggacgcacGCAGCTACATAATCGCTTCCTCTAACTGGTTCTTTTGGCCGTACCCAG GTCAGTTTGGTGCAATCGACTTCAGTGTTAGTGTCTTCATCGGTTTTCTCATCGCCACCTTTACTTCTATTTTGGATTCCATTGGAGATTACTACGCATGCGCATCGATGTGTCGAGTGCCTCCACCACCATCACACGCCGTTAATAG GGGCATTGCAATGGAGGGGTTCTGCAGCCTTATCGCGGGTCTTCTGGGGTGTGGACATGCAACTACCACATACGGTGGAAATATCGGCGCTATTGGTGTCACTAGG GTTTCCAGCCGTCTGGTGTTCTTCTTCTGTGGGGTGATATACTTGGTATTCGGCATTATTGGCAAATTTTCTGCTGTCTTCATATGCATTCCATACCCCGTCTTAG GCGGTGCGTTAATAACGATGTATGGCATGTTCACGGGCGTGGTTTTGTCAAACCTCCAAGCCGTGGACCTCTCCTCCAGTCGGAATCTCGCTATCATCGGCACTTCCATCTTCACCGGCCTCATGGTTCCACACTGGATTGAAACATTCCCGGACGAGATACAAACTG GTAACGACAAGGCAGACGAGGTTTTGAAGATCATACTAGGGAACCCAAACATGTTTGGTGGTGTCCTTGCCTGCATTCTCGACAATACAGTACCAG GTACAGTAGAGGAGCGAGGTATCGCCGTATGGCAGAAAGTACAGGAGACAGGGACCGACAGCGGGTACGTGGAAGGCTATGACATCTATAACGTATGGCTGCCGAAAGCCGTTCGACGTTCACGTCTCGTTCGCTTTCTTCCGTTCCTGCAGAACCCTCACGACGGTCCCATTCCCCGTACACTGACGGACGAGCTGAGGGATGCTATTG GGCCCGATTCGACGAAGCTGTAG
- the LOC128211608 gene encoding solute carrier family 23 member 2-like isoform X3, translating into MQEKTKRYPLPIVHHTNRQRRSVQMDLSKKPVDGVHADNKGYEHNGESNGTKFDLGSEGKSDVSPEEPPPKGEDGMIYNISERPPIVLAGFFGLQQALLSLSGNLSVSLLVAETVCAEEDEEFKARLLGTTLFMSGITTLLMTFFGARLPLFQGAAPDYVIPLLAMAAINKDQCTPDAQTVALARNASLLNGEEFDLIAFNRPTVLHNTQLLQGSLIAAGAIHCIIGLTGLVGFLLRFVGPITIVPAIFLIGIYLMKATAKFAKVHWGISFMTCAISLILALYLSRVKLPVPMYTRRKGWHSIRYPYHQTFAILIAIIVGWAVCGILTATDAIEYNKNATDFYTRTDARSYIIASSNWFFWPYPGQFGAIDFSVSVFIGFLIATFTSILDSIGDYYACASMCRVPPPPSHAVNRGIAMEGFCSLIAGLLGCGHATTTYGGNIGAIGVTRVSSRLVFFFCGVIYLVFGIIGKFSAVFICIPYPVLGGALITMYGMFTGVVLSNLQAVDLSSSRNLAIIGTSIFTGLMVPHWIETFPDEIQTGWEKNVFNSMGIG; encoded by the exons ATGCAGGAAAAAA CGAAAAGATATCCACTACCAATTGTCCATCATACAAATCGACAGAGACGATCAGTGCAAATGGACTTGTCAAAGAAGCCTGTCGATGGCGTTCATGCTGACAATAAAGGATATGAACACAATGGCGAATCCAATGGAACAAAGTTTGACCTCGGTTCGGAG GGAAAATCTGATGTGTCACCGGAGGAGCCTCCTCCCAAGGGTGAGGACGGGATGATTTACAACATCAGCGAACGGCCTCCAATCGTATTGGCTGGATTCTTTGGGCTTCAG CAAGCGTTGTTGTCGCTATCAGGAAACCTGTCAGTATCTCTGCTGGTGGCTGAAACTGTATGCGCGGAAGAAGACGAGGAGTTTAAG GCGAGGCTCCTTGGGACAACTCTGTTCATGAGTGGCATAACCACGCTTCTTATGACGTTCTTTGGCGCGCGCTTGCCGCTGTTCCAAGGTGCAGCGCCTGATTACGTCATACCGTTGTTGGCCATGGCTGCCATCAACAAGGACCAGTGTACGCCTGACGCCCAGACTG TCGCATTGGCGAGAAACGCATCTCTTCTGAACGGGGAAGAATTCGACCTCATTGCTTTCAACAGACCAACAGTTTTACATAATACTCAGTTG TTACAGGGAAGTCTGATCGCGGCGGGTGCCATCCACTGCATAATTGGCCTGACGGGGCTGGTTGGTTTTCTGCTCCGGTTTGTGGGGCCCATCACCATCGTTCCCGCCATATTTCTTATCGGTATTTACCTGATGAAGGCCACGGCCAAGTTCGCCAAGGTTCACTGGGGAATTTCGTTTAT GACATGCGCAATTTCCCTTATTCTTGCGCTTTACCTGTCTCGGGTCAAGCTGCCTGTGCCGATGTACACTCGGCGGAAGGGTTGGCATTCCATACGGTATCCGTACCACCAAACTTTCGCT ATTTTAATAGCGATTATTGTTGGGTGGGCTGTGTGCGGCATCTTGACGGCCACTGACGCCATCGAGTACAACAAGAACGCCACGGATTTCTacacacggacggacgcacGCAGCTACATAATCGCTTCCTCTAACTGGTTCTTTTGGCCGTACCCAG GTCAGTTTGGTGCAATCGACTTCAGTGTTAGTGTCTTCATCGGTTTTCTCATCGCCACCTTTACTTCTATTTTGGATTCCATTGGAGATTACTACGCATGCGCATCGATGTGTCGAGTGCCTCCACCACCATCACACGCCGTTAATAG GGGCATTGCAATGGAGGGGTTCTGCAGCCTTATCGCGGGTCTTCTGGGGTGTGGACATGCAACTACCACATACGGTGGAAATATCGGCGCTATTGGTGTCACTAGG GTTTCCAGCCGTCTGGTGTTCTTCTTCTGTGGGGTGATATACTTGGTATTCGGCATTATTGGCAAATTTTCTGCTGTCTTCATATGCATTCCATACCCCGTCTTAG GCGGTGCGTTAATAACGATGTATGGCATGTTCACGGGCGTGGTTTTGTCAAACCTCCAAGCCGTGGACCTCTCCTCCAGTCGGAATCTCGCTATCATCGGCACTTCCATCTTCACCGGCCTCATGGTTCCACACTGGATTGAAACATTCCCGGACGAGATACAAACTGGTTGGGAGAAAAACGTTTTTAATTCGATGGGTATAGG GTAA